GCTGCTGGCGAACTACCTCAAGAAGCAGGCGGGGAAACTGACGGACATTGCGTGGTGGCGGCGGACGTGGCGGCGGCGGTGGCGGCGGCAACCGTTGGTAACAACGGATTGCTAGTCAGACTCTGACTGCACTCGACCTACAAAAGAAAAAGGCGAAGCGGATGCTTCGCCTTTTTTGTTGTTAAATCCCGATCCCGACCAAAACCGAAATCTCATCAGTGAAGGATCCGTTGCTGAGCCGGCACAACTGGACTCATTGACCGTCCGTCGCTGGTATATGTAAACGGCGATGACCCTCGATCAGCTGAATCGCGCTCATCGTCCTCCTCATCGCTCTCTTCAGTGCCGTCATCCTCACGCACTTCAACAGCTTCAATCTCAAAAATTAGATCTTGTCCCGCAAGCGGATGATTGGCATCTAGAGTGACCAACTCACCTGTTACACCCACAACACGATGCGACTGCGGTTCTTTGTTATTGGCGCCGACCATGATGACATCGCCCAAACGGAGCTGCTCGGGTAATTCTTCGCGCGACAATTCGACGATCTTACTGGGATCATAAAAACCGTAAGCCTCTTCGGCTCCGACAAATATCTTACGACATTCGCCCACTTTCAAATCTTGCATTCCTCTGGAAAAACCACGGAGCTGACCGTTTGGGCTATCTTGCGTCGATACATTCTGATTAAACGAAGAGCTGATGACACGACCTAGGCGGTCCTTCAAGACACAGTGAAACGATACGATCTGACCATTCATGGCGTCTCCCTTGTTGGCTGCTACGTTAACTAAACAAACTGAGACACTGACTAAATTTACTGACGAATTTCCTGGGCAAATTTTCTGGACAAGACTGTAACTTTCAGATCTGACTAAAGCGCTTTTTAAACCTCGTATAGATAACTTGAAAACGAACCTGGACCACTTAAAGACATTGGACCGTTACATGACTCGACGGGTAGCGAACGAGGACTTATTTAGTATCTTATCGGCATCTTGCCTGATAATCTAAGTAAAGGTTAAGCAAATATTGCTACCAGTAATTGCTCCTTTTGAGATTGTTTTTGCAGGGTTAAGTTATTTAGGTTTTCACGAAGTGTCCTATCGATTTTTTACGATCCGGGTTCTACGCGAAGTTAAGTGTTCCAAAACCTCCGACGACGGTAATCAAGAGTGGCTCCCATGCCTTATAGGAGGTTTTTTATGGGTAAGAAGTTGTACGTTGGCAATCTGCCATATTCCGCTACAGAACAAGTTCTCACAGAATCATTCGCAGAATGCGGAACTGTTGAGAGCGTTCGCATCATCACTGATCGCGATTCAGGCCAAAGCAAAGGTTTTGGATTCATCGAAATGGGCACTGACGCGCAGGCAGCTGACGCAATTCAGAAGTTCAACGGCGCTATGTTTGATGGTCGCGCAATGACTGTGAACGAAGCTCGTCCGATGGCTCCCCGCGAAGGCGGCGGCGGCGGTGGACGTGGTGGTTTCGGCGGCGGCGGTGGAAACCGTGGCGGCGGAAGTCGCTGGTAGTTTCCCTCGGTTCATACTTGAAAGGTTCGAAGCAATTCGAACTGACCAGGTGAGATGCTGTTCGAAACAAAAAAGGCTGGGCTTTGCCCGGCCTTTTTTTTCGTCCGCGCTTTATTTGCGGGACCAATGCCGAATGGCCATTGCCGATTCAAAAATCCCGACCTTAAAATCAAAGCATGAGAAGAATATTTTTCTATGCCTCCGCTTTCCTAATTTTGTTAGTCGCACTTTTCGGTCATTACGTCGATCCCGGATTTTTGTGGATGTACGTTGTGTTGCTACCGTTGGTCGGCATGGGAATGCACAATGCACTTCAGACAAAGAGAGCGATTCTTCGCAATTACCCGATCATTGGGATGCTTCGGTATTTTTTCGAAGAAATCCGTCCCGAGATTCAGCAGTATTTTGTTGAGAACGATACCGATGGCGCACCTTTCTCCAGGGAACTTCGCTCGGTTGTTTATCAAAGGGCTAAAAAACAATTGGACACTGTGCCGTTCGGAACTCAGCGCGATTTGTACGCGGCAGGTGCAGAATGGGCGCAGCACTCACTGCTACCTCACCATATCGATCCCACAAGTCTGAGAGTAACAATCGGAAATCATCAGTGCCGCCAACCCTACTCAGCCAGCGTCCTTAACATTTCTGCGATGAGCTACGGATCACTCAGTGCCCAAGCGATCCAATCTCTCAACGGCGGGGCGAAAATTGGTGGATTTTATCATAATACTGGGGAGGGTGGCGTATCACCCCACCACCTAGCAGAAGGTGGTGACATCTGCTGGCAGGTCGGAACTGGTTACTTTGGATGTCGAAACGACGACGGCTCTTTCTCCGGCAAAAAATTCAAGGAGCGTTCCCAACTACCGCAAATTAAAATGGTGGAAATAAAACTCTCTCAAGGCGCGAAGCCTTCGCACGGCGGAATTTTGCCCGCGGCAAAAGTGACCCAAGAGATCGCGGCCATACGCGGAGTCAGCATGGGGAAAGATGTTATTTCCCCGCCTTCCCATTCAAAATTCTCCGATGCTGAAGGTTTAATAAAGTTCGTTAGCGAGCTCCGCGAGCTTAGCGGCGGAAAGCCGGTTGGTTTCAAAATTTGCATCGGTAACCCCGCAGAGTTTGCATCGATCTGCCGCGCGATCAAAAAGTTAGATATCTACCCCGACTTCATAACAGTGGACGGCGCAGAAGGCGGAACAGGCGCGGCGCCTCCGGAATTCACCAATTCCCTTGGGATGCCGTGGATCGAAGGTCTGACAATTGTCCGGGACCTTCTAGAGCTCTACGGAATTAAGCAGCACATTCGCATCATCACTTCGGGAAAGGTGATCACTGGATTTCATTTAATGAAAGCGCTTGCATTGGGTGCAGATACTGTGAATTCCGCACGAGGAATGATGCTCGCACTGGGCTGCATCCAGGCCAGACGATGCAATACGAATCATTGTCCCGCCGGTGTAGCTACTAACGACCCCGGACTCACGGTGGGCCTAGTGGTCGTAGATAAAAAGCATCGAGTTGCAAACTTTCATACCAATACGGTCCGCGCGTTTGCCGAGATCATGGGAGCTTGTGGCGTGACTAATACTTCCCAACTTCGACGTTCGCATATTTATAAGCGAACGGAATCGGGCGCTGTAATGTCCTATGAAGAGCTTTATCCAAGTATCTCAAGTGATGGTTCGCATTCCGACCGCGGTTCCGTTTTGAAAAACAGGTCAGAGTCTTACATGCATGCAGCAAGTCTATTTTAAAAGTCATGAGAAACTTCAATCACCTTTACTATTTTTATGTTGTTGCAAAACTCGGCGGCGTGACCGCTGCTGCAAAACAGCTGAACACTTCCCAAAGCAGTTTAAGTACCCAGTTGAAAACGCTTGAGTCACAAATGGGAGCGGCGCTATTTAAAAAAGAGGGGCGAAGTCTTACGCTGACTGCAAATGGTCAGGCGATATTCGCCATCTGTCGAAAAATGTTTGAGGTCGCCTCTGAAATTGATAGCTTTCTTTCGAAGCGCGAACACCGAGGACAAACATCTTTTGCGATCGGTGTTTCGCCGGATATCGAAAGGCCCCTTGTTACGGACGTGGTCAGCCGAACGATTCAAGGGTTAAAAGATTCCCATCGGCCCGTCATCACCCAAGTCTCGTTTCCTTTTGAAAAGCTTGTCGCAAAAGTTGAAATGGGCGAACTAGATGCAATTATCACTTCGCAACCAACCCATTCGCCAACTGTTAAAACTCTATGTGAACTAAAATTGGTCGTAAAAGCAGTGGTAAATCCGAAGCTCGGGAAGACATTCAAAACCATTTTTGCCGATGACCGCGTTGGGCTTGTGATTGCTTCACCTGATTTGCGATTGCGTTGGGAAACCGACGAATTTCTATTGAAACGAAAAATTAAAAAGCCGATCGCCTTCGAGAGCAACGTTCTTGGAGCACTGCTTCGGGCCTCGGTTGATGGTCTCGGCGTTGCATTTCTTCCTGAAGCTTATCTGACGCGAGAAATAGATCGAGGGGCCGTGATAGTTTCACGCGAGCCCCTCTGGACACATCGACTGTTTTTAAGCGCACGATCTAATGCGCTTTCTTTGAAAACGTCTGAACCACGTCACCACCTTCTGTCGGCGCTCGCGCGCCGACTAGAAGAGGCCGTACGTTAAGCTATATTTTCAAGATGGCGAGGATGGCGACGGCGAGCTAAGGCCCGCATGTGCGAGCGACGGAGAATTTTTTCTGCCGTTCTTACTGCATCGCGGACTGCCGTGTGTAAACTACCCGACTCTCGCTGAACATGAATCGGCGCACGATGCGCCTCTTTTAAAGTAATACCGACGAAGAACTGTTTCTGCGCTGTGCCTCGATCGTGATTCAAAGTCACCTCCACAAGTGTGTCGTGACGATTGATGTATTTCCCGAGCGCCGCTTGGACCTGTTCCTCCACAAACAAAGTCAAATGTTCGCGCGACTCGAAATCCCGGTA
This genomic window from Deltaproteobacteria bacterium contains:
- a CDS encoding FMN-binding glutamate synthase family protein, with protein sequence MRRIFFYASAFLILLVALFGHYVDPGFLWMYVVLLPLVGMGMHNALQTKRAILRNYPIIGMLRYFFEEIRPEIQQYFVENDTDGAPFSRELRSVVYQRAKKQLDTVPFGTQRDLYAAGAEWAQHSLLPHHIDPTSLRVTIGNHQCRQPYSASVLNISAMSYGSLSAQAIQSLNGGAKIGGFYHNTGEGGVSPHHLAEGGDICWQVGTGYFGCRNDDGSFSGKKFKERSQLPQIKMVEIKLSQGAKPSHGGILPAAKVTQEIAAIRGVSMGKDVISPPSHSKFSDAEGLIKFVSELRELSGGKPVGFKICIGNPAEFASICRAIKKLDIYPDFITVDGAEGGTGAAPPEFTNSLGMPWIEGLTIVRDLLELYGIKQHIRIITSGKVITGFHLMKALALGADTVNSARGMMLALGCIQARRCNTNHCPAGVATNDPGLTVGLVVVDKKHRVANFHTNTVRAFAEIMGACGVTNTSQLRRSHIYKRTESGAVMSYEELYPSISSDGSHSDRGSVLKNRSESYMHAASLF
- a CDS encoding FKBP-type peptidyl-prolyl cis-trans isomerase, producing the protein MNGQIVSFHCVLKDRLGRVISSSFNQNVSTQDSPNGQLRGFSRGMQDLKVGECRKIFVGAEEAYGFYDPSKIVELSREELPEQLRLGDVIMVGANNKEPQSHRVVGVTGELVTLDANHPLAGQDLIFEIEAVEVREDDGTEESDEEDDERDSADRGSSPFTYTSDGRSMSPVVPAQQRILH
- a CDS encoding LysR family transcriptional regulator, with translation MRNFNHLYYFYVVAKLGGVTAAAKQLNTSQSSLSTQLKTLESQMGAALFKKEGRSLTLTANGQAIFAICRKMFEVASEIDSFLSKREHRGQTSFAIGVSPDIERPLVTDVVSRTIQGLKDSHRPVITQVSFPFEKLVAKVEMGELDAIITSQPTHSPTVKTLCELKLVVKAVVNPKLGKTFKTIFADDRVGLVIASPDLRLRWETDEFLLKRKIKKPIAFESNVLGALLRASVDGLGVAFLPEAYLTREIDRGAVIVSREPLWTHRLFLSARSNALSLKTSEPRHHLLSALARRLEEAVR
- a CDS encoding HPF/RaiA family ribosome-associated protein, whose translation is MSKTVTTYRDFESREHLTLFVEEQVQAALGKYINRHDTLVEVTLNHDRGTAQKQFFVGITLKEAHRAPIHVQRESGSLHTAVRDAVRTAEKILRRSHMRALARRRHPRHLENIA
- a CDS encoding RNA-binding protein, with product MGKKLYVGNLPYSATEQVLTESFAECGTVESVRIITDRDSGQSKGFGFIEMGTDAQAADAIQKFNGAMFDGRAMTVNEARPMAPREGGGGGGRGGFGGGGGNRGGGSRW